The Terriglobia bacterium genome contains a region encoding:
- a CDS encoding DUF6788 family protein: MPHILEGLESQRSGLLEEFLRLGDLRPGSITAVVRRCGKPSCHCAKPNDPGHDPQFRLTRRVAGKSVTESFPSPAALRKAQHEVAEFH, encoded by the coding sequence ATGCCTCACATCCTCGAAGGTCTTGAATCGCAGCGATCCGGACTCCTTGAAGAATTCCTCCGCCTGGGCGATCTGCGGCCGGGTTCGATCACGGCCGTAGTGCGCCGCTGCGGTAAACCGTCCTGTCATTGCGCCAAGCCCAATGATCCCGGCCACGATCCTCAGTTCCGTCTGACCCGACGAGTCGCGGGCAAGAGCGTGACCGAGTCCTTCCCCAGTCCTGCCGCGTTGCGTAAGGCGCAACATGAGGTTGCCGAGTTCCATC